The following is a genomic window from Niveispirillum cyanobacteriorum.
AAGCGCCCGGAACAGAGCTGGGCGGACTATTTCGGCCTGGGGCCCGACACGTTCGGCGGCTCCAAGCGCAAGCAGCGGCAGCGCGAGGATTGGGGCCCGGCCCCGTCCTCATCCGACCCTGGCCGCGCCCAAGACCACCACGGACAGTATGCGGAGGACAGCATGGGCGACCATTATCCTTCCCGACCGTACCGGCTGTGGCGCAGCCGCACCGACAGTAAAATCGCCGGCGTCTGCGGCGGTATCGCCGAATATGCCAATGTCGATGCCTGGATCATCCGTCTGGGCTTTATTGTCGGTTTCTTCTTCTTTCCGCCCGTCTTCCTGTTTGGCTACCCGATCCTGTGGTGGCTGCTGAAGGAACGGCCCACGGGCCTTTATGAGAGCCGGGAGGAGGAGGTGTTCATGCGCTCCGTCGCCACCAAGCCCGACCAGACCCTGTCCGGCCTGCGCGGCAAGTTCCGCGACCTTGACCGTGACCTTGCCAAGCTGGAAGGGTTCGTGGCCTCCCGCGAGTATGACCTGCACCGGCAGTTCCGCGACCTGGAGAAGAAGTAAGGCGCCTGTCGCCGCTTCTTCTCCCCGCATCAGGTGAAGCCATGAGCCCCTACATGATCCCCGTTCTGGCCCTGTGTATCCCCATCGTGGCGCTGATTGCCCGGGGGGTGCGCCGGTGGCACCAGATCGATATCGAGGTGGCGCAGAGCGAGGTTGATCTGCGCCGGCGCTTCCGGGCGCTGGACGATATCGACCGGCGGGTGGCCGGCATCGAACGCTATGTCACCAGCCCCGAATTCGGTTTGAACCGGCAGTTCCGCGACCTGGAACGCCCCTCCTCCTGAACCACGGCCTTAAGGCGACGCACGATGTTCAACTCACCCTTTATCGTTCCCGTCATGGCCCTGATGATCCCCATTGTGGCCATCGTCATGAAGCATCTGACACAGATGCGGGCCATGCGGGTCGGGGGCCTGTCGGAAGGGGCGGCTGCCGAACTGTCGGATCGGGCCGCACGGCTGGAGGACCGGGTCCTGCAGCTTGAAAGAATCTTGGACGCGGAAGCACCAGGTTGGCGCAGTCGCGCCTGAAA
Proteins encoded in this region:
- a CDS encoding PspC domain-containing protein translates to MSDRHGPGTPPPFPGRDQYRSRSGRGSGHNRNWEQEYFGKRPEQSWADYFGLGPDTFGGSKRKQRQREDWGPAPSSSDPGRAQDHHGQYAEDSMGDHYPSRPYRLWRSRTDSKIAGVCGGIAEYANVDAWIIRLGFIVGFFFFPPVFLFGYPILWWLLKERPTGLYESREEEVFMRSVATKPDQTLSGLRGKFRDLDRDLAKLEGFVASREYDLHRQFRDLEKK
- a CDS encoding envelope stress response membrane protein PspB yields the protein MFNSPFIVPVMALMIPIVAIVMKHLTQMRAMRVGGLSEGAAAELSDRAARLEDRVLQLERILDAEAPGWRSRA